From the genome of Mixophyes fleayi isolate aMixFle1 chromosome 2, aMixFle1.hap1, whole genome shotgun sequence, one region includes:
- the RRAGC gene encoding ras-related GTP-binding protein C — MSIQYSGEEPLSGSYGVADSFPKDFGYGADESEMDESSTSSDSKPRILLMGMRRSGKSSIQKVVFHKMSPNETLFLESTNKIYKDDISNSSFVNFQIWDFPGQVDFFDPTFDYEMIFRGTGALIYVIDAQDDYMEALARLHVTVTKAYKANPDMNFEVFIHKVDGLSDDHKIETQRDIHQRANDDLADVGLEKLHLSFYLTSIYDHSIFEAFSKVVQKLIPQLPTLENLLNIFISNSGIEKAFLFDVVSKIYIATDSSPVDMQSYELCCDMIDVVIDVSCIYSLHAECNGTAYDKESMAIIKLNNTTVLYLKEVTKFLSLVCILREESFERKGLIDYNFHCFRKAIHEVFEVGAATHRTFSHQGNSPNLNAVTQNGTPANAV; from the exons ATGTCTATCCAGTACTCCGGGGAGGAGCCTCTGTCCGGTAGTTACGGGGTGGCGGACTCCTTCCCCAAGGACTTCGGCTACGGGGCTGATGAGTCAGAAATGGACGAGAGCTCGACATCATCAGACAGCAAACCCCGAATCCTGCTGATGGGGATGAGGCGCAGCGGCAAGTCCTCCATCCAGAAG GTGGTGTTTCACAAGATGTCACCCAATGAAACTTTGTTCTTGGAAAGCACCAACAAGATCTACAAGGATGACATTTCCAATAGTTCTTTTGTAAATTTCCAAATATGGGACTTTCCAGGACAAGTGGACTTCTTTGACCCAACCTTTGACTATGAAATGATTTTCAGAGGGACAGGAGCATTAATATATGTGATTGATGCCCAG GATGATTACATGGAAGCCCTAGCAAGACTTCATGTTACAGTCACCAAAGCCTATAAAGCAAATCCAGATATGAATTTTGAGGTCTTTATTCACAAAGTAGATGGTTTATCTGATGACCATAAGATAGAAACTCAAAGGGACATTCACCAGAGAGCTAATGATGACCTTGCAGATGTTGGGCTAGAAAAACTTCATCTAAG CTTCTACTTGACGAGTATTTATGACCACTCTATATTTGAAGCCTTCAGTAAAGTTGTGCAGAAACTTATCCCACAGCTGCCAACTCTAGAAAACTTGCTAAACATTTTTATATCT AATTCTGGTATTGAAAAGGCTTTCTTATTTGATGTTGTCAGTAAAATCTACATTGCTACAGACAGTTCCCCAGTAGACATGCAATCCTATGAACTCTGCTGCGATATGATAGATGTTGTAATAGATGTGTCCTGTATATACAG CTTGCATGCTGAATGTAATGGGACTGCATATGACAAGGAGTCCATGGCGATCATCAAGCTCAACAATACAACCGTGCTCTATTTAAAGGAGGTTACAAAATTTCTATCACTTGTGTGTATTCTTAGGGAAGAAAGCTTTGAACGAAAAG GTTTAATAGACTACAATTTTCACTGCTTTCGAAAAGCCATCCATGAGGTGTTTGAGGTGGGAGCTGCCACCCACAGGACCTTCAGCCATCAAGGCAACAGTCCAAATCTCAATGCAGTGACTCAAAATGGCACACCTGCAAATGCAGTCTAG